The proteins below are encoded in one region of Lytechinus pictus isolate F3 Inbred chromosome 11, Lp3.0, whole genome shotgun sequence:
- the LOC129270903 gene encoding F-box/WD repeat-containing protein 9-like, which translates to MAEEGIQESLRDEVDDLQVHIETLAIPDQQLEVEQSAPEDYAAPHMGLSIQGNESTSETTEYVNDTRSELDTVEESISGEQVEDIPGHHVEVTLQCSDTVQATDCEDTLSLSHGQNETEGEDSMVGTDQSISSDGRISLDSEQREHWTLLSLPRELLLNIFDFLDARLVIREVGLVCKMLHEIVSDNLEWKVRFKKRWRGIYPVVPVEDDDFNWKLACIDREETHHRWAKQETNMEHFSLNMAHIAAIDCVHLMNNGELCATGSRDRTFQMWDLRKLDSNDPEKSVKDARTKDVKAHKGWVWDITSLDNLLCTASWDCWLKLWDMNDDMKCVHKLKGKSAFLSVVYEHDMIIAGAYDRSIYLFDPRVNENSLVDQLIHHKRPVLTVQADDHYIISGSEDKSIAIFDRRAHCVYKKLNLESFCMCMSYQHGQLWTGHRDGNVRVIDPTHGSFDIIQTYDVGHKGKITDIMYTMGALYTCSTDSTIRISDPSHNPETMCKLTTHTRDLTAIDLQCGVLASAGSDLTTGIWRPKQDSVVEEFESY; encoded by the exons ATG GCTGAGGAAGGGATCCAAGAATCCTTGAGGGATGAGGTAGATGATCTTCAAGTTCACATAGAGACTTTGGCCATACCCGACCAACAATTGGAGGTTGAACAGTCTGCACCAGAAGACTACGCTGCACCTCACATGGGCTTGAGCATCCAGGGAAATGAAAGCACATCTGAAACAACAGAATATGTGAATGATACACGTTCTGAACTTGACACGGTGGAGGAAAGCATTTCAGGAGAACAGGTAGAGGACATTCCAGGACATCATGTAGAGGTCACTCTGCAATGTTCAGATACTGTCCAAGCAACAGATTGTGAAGATACCCTGTCTTTAAGTCATGGTCAAAATGAAACTGAAGGTGAAGATTCCATGGTTGGGACTGACCAGAGCATCAGTTCTGATGGTAGGATATCTTTGGACAGTGAACAAAGAGAACACTGgactcttctctctctccccagGGAGCTACTCCTGAATATCTTTGACTTCCTTGATGCCAGACTTGTCATCAGAGAGGTTGGATTGGTGTGTAAGATGCTTCATGAGATTGTCTCTGATAACCTGGAATGGAAGGTGCGATTCAAGAAGCGCTGGAGAGGCATCTATCCTGTTGTTCCAG TTGAAGACGACGATTTCAACTGGAAGCTTGCTTGCATCGACAGAGAAGAAACCCATCACCGTTGGGCCAAACAAGAAACTAACATGGAACATTTCTCACTCAATATGGCTCATATAGCTGCTATTGACTGTGTACATCTGATGAAT AATGGAGAGTTGTGTGCCACAGGATCTCGAGATCGAACATTTCAGATGTGGGACTTGAGGAAGTTGGATTCCAACGACCCTGAGAAGTCTGTCAAGGATGCCAGGACTAAAGATGTCAAAGCTCACAAG GGCTGGGTTTGGGACATCACATCTTTGGATAATCTATTATGCACGGCATCCTGGGATTGCTGGTTGAAATTATGGGATATGAACGATGACATGAAGTGTGTTCATAAATTGAA GGGGAAATCAGCATTCTTGAGTGTGGTATACGAACATGATATGATCATCGCAGGAGCCTATGACAGAAGCATATATCTTTTTGATCCAAGAG TGAATGAGAACAGCCTTGTTGACCAGTTGATACATCACAAACGTCCAGTCCTTACCGTCCAAGCTGATGACCATTACATCATCTCTGGCAGTGAAGACAAGTCCATCGCTATCTTTGACCGCCGAGCACACTGTGTTTACAAAAAACTCAAT CTGGAGAGCTTTTGCATGTGCATGTCTTATCAACACGGCCAACTCTGGACCGGTCACCGCGATGGCAACGTCCGCGTCATCGACCCCACCCACGGCAGCTTCGACATCATCCAGACGTACGACGTCGGCCACAAGGGCAAGATCACGGACATCATGTACACCATGGGGGCGCTCTACACCTGCTCGACGGATTCCACCATAAGGATCAGCGACCCTAGCCATAACCCCGAGACCATGTGTAAGTTGACGACGCACACGCGTGATCTGACTGCCATTGATTTACAGTGTGGAGTGTTGGCGAGTGCTGGTAGCGATCTTACAACGGGTATATGGAGGCCGAAGCAGGATTCCGTCGTGGAAGAGTTTGAATCGTATTGA